A section of the Trichomycterus rosablanca isolate fTriRos1 chromosome 6, fTriRos1.hap1, whole genome shotgun sequence genome encodes:
- the LOC134316313 gene encoding deoxynucleotidyltransferase terminal-interacting protein 1 — protein sequence MGAHRSEGRRDWLQQDAGEQQPIHTVNPWNIMIKHRQVQRRGRRSQMTVSYTDPVISMDLLRTVLQPSFNEDILAVFKKYMKFFEKAASNVKENVGEDIQTDQLIREACRNCLEHAKQLFPEISVQRPVFDPSVKRSRQMDDDSSQRGSPIPKKRKGRPPVIPYDRPVQYNISMKPKIPEAVKREGPKWDPSRLTEKSTFVLGSRANKALGMGGTRGRIYIKHSDLFKYAADAQDKQWLAERQHMRATGGKMAYLLIEEDIQDLVISDEYKDCPDLKLDELKPFIVPVWMIEKMQKAMEAQRSEKE from the exons ATGGGAGCCCACAGGAGTGAGGGCCGCAGAGACTGGCTGCAACAGGACGCTGGTGAGCAGCAACCGATTCACACAGTG AACCCTTGGAACATCATGATTAAGCACAGACAGGTTCAGCGCAGAGGTAGACGATCCCAGATGACAGTGAG TTATACAGACCCAGTGATTTCTATGGACCTTCTGAGAACAGTTCTCCAGCCTAGCTTCAACGAGGACATTTtggctgtctttaaaaaatatatgaag TTTTTTGAGAAGGCAGCAAGCAATGTGAAGGAGAACGTGGGAGAGGATATACAGACAGATCAGCTGATCAGAGAGGCTTGTCGAAACTGCTTGGAGCAT GCAAAACAGCTCTTTCCTGAAATAAGTGTACAGCGACCTGTTTTTGATCCATCAGTAAAG CGCTCACGGCAGATGGATGATGACTCCAGTCAAAGAGGCAGTCCAATTCCTAAAAAG aGGAAAGGTCGCCCCCCGGTTATACCTTATGACAGACCCGTGCAGTACAACATTTC GATGAAGCCTAAGATACCTGAAGCTGTAAAGCGAGAAGGTCCCAAG TGGGATCCCTCTAGGCTGACTGAAAAAAGTACATTTGTTCTAGGATCCAGAGCTAACAA GGCCTTGGGAATGGGTGGCACCAGAGGAAGGATCTACATCAAACATTCAGACCTTTTTAAG tatgcTGCTGATGCTCAGGATAAACAATGGCTTGCTGAGAGGCAGCACATGAGAGCCACAGGTGGTAAGATG gCATATCTGCTTATTGAAGAAGATATACAAGACCTTGTAATTAGTGATGAGTATAA AGATTGTCCTGATTTGAAGTTGGATGAATTGAAGCCATTTATAGTTCCTGTTTGGATGATAGAGAA